A region of the Pelecanus crispus isolate bPelCri1 chromosome 1, bPelCri1.pri, whole genome shotgun sequence genome:
CAGTTGTGGTTACCCTTTTGTCTCAGAATCCCAGAGGGAATGTCCAAGTTACAGCAGCTAAGAGCCCCAAACTGTCTtacacctcctcctcctcctcctcctctctcaaATAGTCCTTTCCCAGGAATGCAGTAAGGGACCTTTCCACATTGTAAGTCCTCGAGGCTCATTACATTCCTCTTAGTATTGTGTTTgtatcaaaataaattatttatggAAGTCATAATGCCCTGcacagcttttgaaatacagaGTAGTTCTGACTTCGTTTGCACTGGTGTAAAGCAGACATAACCTTAATGCAGTTGGCTGTGGAAGCACTTGGGTGTGAAGCTGGCATCAGTAGGACCTGATCCAGGACTAGTGCCCCTACACACAGCATCTCAGAAAATAATTCGGTGACAGAGCCTATCACCTTTAGCACCACGTATATATTGATCATTTCACTGTACAATGGATATGTCTTAACTGTCAATATCAAATGAAGATCTAAGTCATCCCTTTAGGGAAGATGGATACAGATCCAGCGCCTGGGCAAAGAGCATGCTGACGTAGAAATAGTGAAGGCATCCAAGTAGGCACATTCAGAGTGATTCCGTATCTGaaacctgaaaaaatacaggaagaaaacagtgattACTAAATAATTTCTACTACTGAGACAAATATTTTAGcctgctgtaaaagaaaatttctgctGAAGTAGTTTCCAGTTGACTTTGGCCCCTTGTGATATGGTAGTTTCAGCTGCTAAAAGCAAGGTGAGTGATAAATCATGTTAGAAAAGACTGTTTATGTTGCACTGTTGCATGAACCTCCATTTCTATGAATGGTCCATACCAGGTATCATACCATATATCCAAAATAACAGGTGGAAAGACAAAAGACAGCTTATGATATATCCTGCCTAGAATTACTGAGGCCATAAATGCCCCGGAGAGCAAGACAAAGGGAACTGCTGGTTGATGGGCCTGATGCAGAGCTGTTGTAGCCCACACATTTTCTAATATAAACAGGGGAAAAATCTGGGTTGTCCGCAGGTTGTGACAAACTCGCTAAAGCAGATATGATCTTTCTTATGAAGCTGCTTAATCCATCTGAAGATTATGATTTCCTCATACCTGTCATTTCGTTCACTTTCATCCCtaaaaaatgtatgtgtatTGCTAGATATTGTGTATTTCAGGAAGACGAGCATAAAAGATCACATTGCAAACCAAGAATTCTGAAGATCTGAAGAGACTGAAATGTCTGTATTACGtactgaaaaatatgtatgaaTTAAGGTAAATAGGCATGATCAATAACATTGTCTTGATGTGCTGAGCTACTAAAAAACCCTTCTTGAATCAGGGACCTCTCTACATTGATGCTATTGGAGTTAGAGCAGTAATAACTGCAGAGAGTTCATTTTCAAAGTCATAGTTATAAAtcacaggaagaaaaccaaTTCTGATAGAAATAACATTGTGCTGTAAACCCTAATTCTACATTTACTTAAGTACATCTTAGACAATCACAAGGAACTTACGAGTTCTGCAGGGGACTACCATCCTCCCAGTAGAAGCTTTCACCTCTCTTGCGCAATCCAATCCAGGAGTCATCTATTTTCAAACGCTTAGCTAaagaatgctaaaaaaaaagaaagcatttttgtcAATATGAGCTCTCTCAATGAGGAGCAAATCCCTGCTGTGACTTTTGAGGAGGACTAGTTCATCACACTCTCATCTAGAACATGTTCATAAGCATTTCATTGAGAGTTAACAGCCTAAATCTGCCTTTGAATTGACCCATATAGTTATCATAAACTTCAGTGAAGTTACTCAATTCTATACCCTTGAAAATTATTACTGTTCACTGCACACAAAAATACCCAAACACCACGTATTGGTTGTGTCTGTCTATATATGTTTATCAGTCTCTATATAAGCAACTTGGTCTAAATACACTGGTACGTACAGGTGTTTCCTGCATTTCAGATGGGCATATGGGAACTCCTCCCCTTcctaattattatttaaataatttaaagtttgTTATCTGTGGATGTACAGTTCACTGCTCCAGAAGTTTGCAACAACCTGTATCAAACACAGCAAAGAATGATGGAAGGTAACAGAAACAGCACTTGCAATGGGTTAATATTACAGAACTTCCTGCAACAAGCTATCATTAGACTCAGTGAACTTACgtaaaaattatataaatattagCTGTCAGCATGGACTCTAATGGACATGGAAAGAGTAAACACTTACACTCCTCCACTCTCCTCCAGCAACTTCAATTCAATACAGTTCAGAAGGAACTGTCTCTGTATGGTCCCAATGCCATTTCTACAGTTTTTGGTGTACCTTCTTCTGGTGTGGCTCACACTACCCAGTGCTGGAGACCATTCAACACATACCACAGAGCACTAATCTGACCGGGTAGGTCAATGTCCGCACTCCTGCGCTTTTCTTTCATAAGTGGGGTTTACAGTTTGTAGGTATAAGGGTTTTAAGCAGCAGCTTAAATAACACCAATTTCTGCCTAGCCAATTATCAGCTGAGTATCACAAGCACCAAATTAGAAGTGAAGCTTTTAGATGCATAAGGAAGAGAGACATTTACAAATTCAGTAAGAGGTGATCACTCACAGGACAGCAATGCAGAAGGGGCTTGTGGAGAGGGGACAAACTGGCAAATATGGTCGGAATTATTGGCAAAGAAAGGGGTCTGATGATGGGATAAAATGAGAGACCACATTCAGTAAGGGACTTGCACGTGAAGAACTAGGCCCTGCATCTTCCTCATTGTTGAAATTCTtgtcactgtaaaaatatttattagctCAAGTCAAATTCAGATGTGACAATCTGTGTAATTTCACTGCAGTTTCCTCCATTTCAGTATCTGCTACACCACTAATACATACCAGCCAACTGGAAAAGTAGCCTATTGACCTCTACTCAACAATCACAGTAACAATAAAGCTCAAATGTCAATCTATCTAAAAACTAACTTTCTGATGAAACTAGTTTCTCATTGATAATACTCAAAAGACTCAGCAGATCTGTAAAAACATATTACAGTTTTAGTAGCATGCAGTAGTAAGATGTCGCTAGCATTCACCGACTCAATGCAACTGGACcataatataatattttaacaaaCTTCTTAGCTTGAGAAAATGTCCAAGCCACCTTCAGCAGGCTATATTCCCACCACCGGTATAAGCATACATCTCCAAGAGGCATTAAGGCATCTCTAAAAACAGATGCAAGCTGATAAAGATGGATAATTTCCACTGTactgagaaattatttgaaatgtttggTTTCTTATAGAAATCAAAGTATCCGTTTACTTGTCTGTACTGAGAATTGGACAGATTCATACCTGCTTTGAAGATGAAGGTCCATAGGacagaaaagtaaaactaggTAAACTGATTCATAACAAAGAGCTTTTCATAGTCATTCAAGTCAAATCCAAAGCAGTGTGGGGCACCTGGTATTGCTGCTGcacctgctgcagccagccagctaCCTACATTGACAAAGCAGGTACTTTTCCACTACCTGAATTCACACAGGTTACTTATTTTACAAAGATCTAAAGGATAAGtattgcatgaaaaaaaaattgaaagcttTGTGAAGGACAGAGAGAGGTATAGAAGTTgtgctctgttttggttttgggtttttctttcctattacCATTTCTTCCTGGTTTTCAAAAATGGCTAGCAAGAATCCACTCGAAGTGCAGAAGGTCTTACTAGATGTccagtttttttcctcctctgagatgaaataacatttctttttgtaacCTATCCACTCGCTGGGGCACTGTTCAGAAGGAAGTTTTCCATGGCAAAATGTCTTGAGTGTTAAAActacaaaggaaaagagagaacaaaatttCTACCTGGTAAAATCTTACCATTCATGAGCATAACTCAACctaaaatgtagattttttGAAAGCCAATGCCACACTAGGTACCAGAAGAGAAGCCAAAGGAAGGGCAAGGATCCTGACCTTCCCTGCCTTTCAGGCACTGTCTTCAGCTGAGAAATGTGAAAGTTGGGGGCTGCAGCCTAATTATTACAATCAGTAGAAAAGAAGTAGGGTTTGGAAAACACTCCTGAATTTTAGAGAATTGGAGGCATTGACAATTGACTATTTATACTTGACACATTTTACATCCAGTAATAGGGTAATAAACCTCATACTGTTAATTTATCGATCAAATTCATTTTAAGTAATGAAGTTGCTTGAGTATCTACAACTGGTGAGATATTTCATGAAGACAAGCTGCTTTGATTTTGTATCAGACCTTTAAGTGTTTGATGAATCTCTGTGAAGATAAGGAAATTAGGTGTTGATATGATGCTAATGAAATTTGTCTGCTAACAAAGAGGtaaaaattactattatttgGAGAGTTTGAAGAATGGTTCATTGGAGTTGTTTCCCAGAGCATTTTGATGTTCtctcttcatcttctttctgTCACAGTAGCTCTGTGAGGGTGAGAGGACTCAGCGGCACGTTTTGTTTCAGTGCTGAGTTTAATTTCTTATGGTAACCAGCAAGTTAGTGGTGATAAGTACAGACAAGACATGCAAACACCACATGCATGGCCAGGCAAGAAACTACACTCTTAAGAGTAGTAAGGAtgcagcaaaaaggaaaaaaaagtttgcagcTGAAACATCTGCATTTTATCTGTAGGAAGaattctctctccttttaaCTTCTGCCTGGAGGTTATTCAGTCTTATACTGACATCAGAGTAACTGAAAACGTGATGGAAGTACTAGGTTTTGTGACTCTGCAGGCACTGCAGAGTACTAATGTTGGTGTGCTTGACTGCTGTGATCCTGGAGCCCAGCAGTCAAAGAAAACATATCTCAGATGGAAAATGTTCCAAAAGCTTACCAAATGCAATGATGAAGACCAGCACAAGTCCAAGAGATAGGTATGGCCTACAGACTGTGAAAAAGAAGATCATTAATGGCTTTGTATATATAGCACTTAGGCTCAGACTGCATTTCAGTATTGAGACAGCCTTTCATTTAAGCTCCAAGTATGTAAATACAAAGCACTACTGAAGTCAAACAAGGCACCCTGAATTGACATTTATGTAACTGGACAATTCAATAAAATGGCTAACTATCAcctaattcacattttttttcatccataTACACCCTAAAGTTTTCCACAGATGTGCAGACCCCTGCATAGCAAATTTAAGCCTTCCAGTCCCAAATTTATCATCTCCTCTATGTTTTGCAGACCTCTTAGTAATAACCTCTGGAGGCCGAGAACTCATAGATCATCACTAACTCAAATCAAGCTACATCCATGTTTGGAAAACAGGAGAATGTTCTCATGCAATTCAAACTTTAAAAGCTGAGGTTCAGAGTATGGCTGATGTCTT
Encoded here:
- the LOC104035953 gene encoding C-type lectin domain family 2 member B-like, producing MPSSPQMESEDEQEAETTGMAQAPVRNIDSTNVEQDVAASSWVQKTRRCYKKWFLQSKFCRPYLSLGLVLVFIIAFVLTLKTFCHGKLPSEQCPSEWIGYKKKCYFISEEEKNWTSSKTFCTSSGFLLAIFENQEEMHSLAKRLKIDDSWIGLRKRGESFYWEDGSPLQNSFQIRNHSECAYLDAFTISTSACSLPRRWICIHLP